In Falco cherrug isolate bFalChe1 chromosome 2, bFalChe1.pri, whole genome shotgun sequence, the following are encoded in one genomic region:
- the ZAR1L gene encoding protein ZAR1-like has product MEGFVYPRFGMYQSFRGNLTPSHSRDLMGKQPNWKQTKSSGISPFLGAPLSPLPSDCLGSYRQAQLQALLSQVSPELHRADTKEVGVQVNLQADAAVQCSLELHTLPVSCPHGPAALCAPGCLALYSPLRDRCLFTLPEAARPQEKGESSEKTPEEQKVKDGGREQQVGQAEAAVPREKAAEVPGEEAVAPRRQTAFQFLEQKYGYFHCKDCKTRWESAYVWCISGSNKVYFKQLCRRCQKGFNPYRVEAIQCQTCSKTRCSCPWKKRHVDIKKPHRQELCGRCKGKRLSCGNTYSFKYIV; this is encoded by the exons ATGGAGGGCTTTGTCTATCCCCGCTTTGGCATGTACCAGAGCTTCAGGGGTAACCTCACGCCAAGCCACAGCAGGGACCTAATGGGGAAACAGCCCAACTGGAAGCAGACCAAAAGCAGTGGCATTAGCCCCTTCCTCGGGGCACCCCTCAGCCCGCTCCCCTCTGACTGCCTGGGCAGCTACCGACAGGCCCAGCTCCAGGCCCTGCTGTCACAGGTGAGCCCCGAGCTGCACCGGGCCGACACCAAGGAGGTGGGTGTGCAGGTAAACCTGCAGGCTGATGCTGCCGTGCAGTGCTCGCTGGAGCTGCACACGCTGCCCGTCAGCTGCCCCCACGGCCCCGCTGCCCTCTGCGCCCCAGGGTGCCTTGCCCTCTACTCACCCTTGCGGGACCGCTGCCTCTTCACACTGCCTGAGGCTGCCAGGCCCCAGGAGAAGGGAGAGTCATCTGAAAAGACCCCTGAGGAGCAGAAGGTGAAGGAtggtggcagggagcagcaggtgggccaagcagaggctgctgtgcCGAGGGAGAAGGCAGCGGAGGTGCCAGGGGAGGAGGCCGTGGCCCCCAGACGACAGACTGCCTTCCAG TTTCTGGAGCAGAAGTATGGCTATTTCCACTGTAAAGACTGCAAGACCAGATGGGAGAGTGCCTACGTGTGGTGCATTTCTGGAAGCAACAAG GTATACTTCAAGCAGCTCTGTCGCAGATGCCAAAAGGGCTTCAATCCCTATCGAGTGGAAGCAATCCAGTGCCAG ACCTGTTCAAAGACTCGTTGTTCCTGCCCTTGGAAGAAAAGACATGTTGATATCAAGAAGCCTCATCGCCAAGAGCTCTGTGGCCGTTGCAAAGGCAAGAGGCTGTCCTGTGGCAACACTTACAGCTTCAAATACATTGTCTGA